A single genomic interval of Gavia stellata isolate bGavSte3 chromosome 31, bGavSte3.hap2, whole genome shotgun sequence harbors:
- the BIN3 gene encoding bridging integrator 3 isoform X1, with protein MSWIPFKIGQPKKQIVPKTVERDFEREYGKLQQLEDQTKKLQKDMKKSTDADLAMSKSAVKISSDLLSNPLCEQEPSFLEMVTAFDTAMKRMDSFNQEKVNQIQKTVIEPLKKFSSVFPSLNMAVKRREQTLQDYKRLQSKVEKYEEKERTGPVLAKLHQAREELRPVKEDFEAKNKQLLEEMPKFYSSRIDYFKPSFESLVRAQVVYYTEMHKIFGDLTAQIDRPSLSDEQRERENDAKLSELRALSIVADD; from the exons GTGGAGAGAGACTTTGAAAGGGAATATGGAAAGCTTCAGCA ATTGGAAGATCAGACCAAAAAACTTCAGAAGGAtatgaagaaaagcacagaTGCAGACTTGG CCATGTCCAAGTCGGCTGTCAAAATCTCTTCGGACCTGCTGTCTAACCCCCTGTGTGAACAGGAGCCCAGCTTTCTGGAGATGGTCACGGCCTTCGACACAGCGATGAAGAGGATGGACTCTTTCAACCAGGAGAAG GTGAATCAGATCCAAAAGACAGTCATAGAGCCTTTGAAAAA GTTCAGCAGCGTGTTCCCCAGCCTGAACATGGCAGTGAAGAGACGGGAGCAAACGCTGCAGGACTACAAGCGCCTGCAGTCCAAGGTGGAGAAATacgaggagaaggagaggaccGGCCCCGTCCTCGCCAAGCTGCACCAG gCCCGTGAAGAGCTGAGGCCGGTGAAGGAGGACTTTGAAGCCAAAAACAAGCAGCTCCTGGAGGAAATGCCCAAGTTTTACAGCAGCCGCATCGATTACTTCAAACCCAGCTTTGAGTCGCTGGTCCGGGCGCAG GTCGTCTACTACACAGAGATGCACAAGATCTTCGGGGACCTGACGGCACAGATTGACCGGCCCAGCTTGAGCGATGAGCAGCGGGAGCGGGAGAACGACGCCAAGCTGAGCGAGCTGCGGGCTTTGTCCATTGTGGCCGATGACTGA
- the C31H8orf58 gene encoding uncharacterized protein C8orf58 homolog encodes MLRRRGAFSVELRRGDLDGPWETAESCVVRTSASVYRRLQESPRQPLGGMSTWGPPPPPPLSSGSPPASGRLLKSESEDSGVEMASNEHSPSTPVGSESSFSLDGFPPEKSPPGEEPGTEPPRPPRSRSASKKLVQVAQRSKRQRVPGRCPRQLGRCSASAADLWAEPARDPREPEEPSVEDPEGSVSPACPQAVPEAVLPVPGQGLRYLEHVCQMLERLARLQQDNRLLRQQAADARRTRPDTVPSREPLGQDLAMRRGERFRPRSCSDSQAPAPDPGPCRRTWGHSASSPSLLDPSESGAGVPTLDKDGRSHWGRVKVLLTRLTRRSLRGGRCR; translated from the exons CCTcg ATGGTCCCTGGGAGACAGCGGAGAGCTGCGTGGTGCGCACCTCCGCCAGCGTCTACCGCCGGCTGCAAGAGAGCCCACGGCAGCCCCTGGGGGGGATGAGcacctggggaccccccccaccgCCACCCCTCTCCtccggcagccccccagcaaGCGGGCGGCTTCTCAAGTCGGAGTCGGAGGACTCCGGGGTGGAGATGGCCAGCAACGAGCACTCGCCTTCCACCCCCGTGGGCTCCGAGAGCAGCTTCTCCCTTGACGGCTTCCCACCGGAGAAGAGCCCCCCTGGAGAGGAGCCGGGcaccgagcccccccggccgccccgcagCCGCTCGGCCAGCAAGAAGCTGGTGCAGGTGGCGCAGCGCAGCAAGAGGCAGCGGGTgcccgggcgctgcccgcgACAGCTCGGCCGATGCAGTGCCAGCGCGGCCGACCTGTGGGCAGAGCCGGCACGGGACCCCCGGGAGCCGGAGGAGCCCAGCGTGGAGGACCCCGAGGGATCGGTGT CCCCCGCTTGCCCACAGGCTGTGCCGGAGGCGGTGCTGCCCGtgcccgggcaggggctgcggtACCTGGAGCACGTCTGCCAGATGCTGGAGCGCTTGGCCCGGCTGCAGCAGGACAACCGGCTCCTCCGGCAGCAGGCGGCAGATGCCCGGCGTACCCGCCCTGACACCGTG CCCAGCCGGGAGCCGCTGGGGCAGGATCTGGCCATGCGGAGGGGCGAGCGGTTCCGGCCACGCTCCTGCTCGGACAGCCAAGCACCAG CACCGGACCCTGGGCCGTGCCGGAGGACGTGGGGTCACTCggccagctcccccagcctgctggaCCCCTCCGAGAGCGGGGCGGGGGTCCCGACACTGGACAAG GACGGGCGCTCGCACTGGGGCCGGGTGAAGGTGCTGCTCACCCGCCTGACCCGTCGCTCGTTGCGGGGCGGCCGCTGCAGGTAG
- the BIN3 gene encoding bridging integrator 3 isoform X2, whose product MESFSTMSKSAVKISSDLLSNPLCEQEPSFLEMVTAFDTAMKRMDSFNQEKVNQIQKTVIEPLKKFSSVFPSLNMAVKRREQTLQDYKRLQSKVEKYEEKERTGPVLAKLHQAREELRPVKEDFEAKNKQLLEEMPKFYSSRIDYFKPSFESLVRAQVVYYTEMHKIFGDLTAQIDRPSLSDEQRERENDAKLSELRALSIVADD is encoded by the exons ATGGAAAGCTTCAGCA CCATGTCCAAGTCGGCTGTCAAAATCTCTTCGGACCTGCTGTCTAACCCCCTGTGTGAACAGGAGCCCAGCTTTCTGGAGATGGTCACGGCCTTCGACACAGCGATGAAGAGGATGGACTCTTTCAACCAGGAGAAG GTGAATCAGATCCAAAAGACAGTCATAGAGCCTTTGAAAAA GTTCAGCAGCGTGTTCCCCAGCCTGAACATGGCAGTGAAGAGACGGGAGCAAACGCTGCAGGACTACAAGCGCCTGCAGTCCAAGGTGGAGAAATacgaggagaaggagaggaccGGCCCCGTCCTCGCCAAGCTGCACCAG gCCCGTGAAGAGCTGAGGCCGGTGAAGGAGGACTTTGAAGCCAAAAACAAGCAGCTCCTGGAGGAAATGCCCAAGTTTTACAGCAGCCGCATCGATTACTTCAAACCCAGCTTTGAGTCGCTGGTCCGGGCGCAG GTCGTCTACTACACAGAGATGCACAAGATCTTCGGGGACCTGACGGCACAGATTGACCGGCCCAGCTTGAGCGATGAGCAGCGGGAGCGGGAGAACGACGCCAAGCTGAGCGAGCTGCGGGCTTTGTCCATTGTGGCCGATGACTGA